ACTCCATCTCTATTCTCCGGCTTGCAGATCTATCTGGATCTTGTCACTCCCGGCTACACTCTGGTATGGTGCAGCGCTGTTGTTTCATCACCAATTGTATTCGGACATCGCTGAATGGTCTGGGACCCAAAAGATCCGTGGGGCAAGAAGCCTGATCCGCTTGAAGACGCGCTGAAGCAGGCACAGTCTCAGCTCAAAGATCTCATCCCCCCGGGTGGGCTCAAAAGCCTCTTACCTTCCGGCGGAGTCTTGAATCTTGTCATTGCTGCGGTGGTGATCTTGTTCATCTGGCAAGCAGTGTTTATCGTCGCGCCGGATGAAGAAGGTGTCGTTAAGCGATTTGGTGTACCGGTTCGAACCGTCGAGCCAGGTCCCCACTTCAAGATTCCCTTCGCTGAAACCGTCCTCCAGCCAAAGGTCGCCAAACTCTATCGTGTCGAGGTCGGCTTCCGCACCAGTCAACAGGGTCGCCAACAAATGGTGCCGCAAGAAGCCTTGATGTTGACCGGTGATATGAACATCTTAGCGATCGAGTTTATCGTGCAATATAAGATCAAAGAAGCCGGCGAGTTCCTGTTCAACGTCGCGGATATCCATGAGACCATCGGCAAGGCAGCGGAAGCCTCCATGCGGGAAGTAGTTGGCAAGAGTAAGATCGACGAAGCCTTGACCACAGGCAAGGCCGAGATTCAGCAGGGTACGATGACGTTACTGCAAACGATTCTGGATCAGTACCACTCCGGTGTGCAGATTGCCGCCGTACAGCTGCAAGACGTCGATCCACCGGAAGCAGTTGCAGCCGCGTTCAAAGACGTGACGAACGCCAAGGAAGACCGGGAAAAACTCATCAATCAAGCTCAAGGATATCGCAACGACATCATCCCGAAGGCAAAAGGTGAAGCCGCAGAACTCGTCAACCGCGCCAAAGGATTTGCCCAAGCCCGCATGAATCGCGCACAAGGTGAGGCCAATCGCTTTCTGGCCACGTTAAAAGAGTACAACCAATCGAAAGATGTCATCAGTAAGCGAATCTATATAGAAACAATGGAGGAAATCCTCCCCAATATGGAAAAGATCATCATTGATGGGAAAGGGGGCGAGCGCTTGCTCCCGTACCTTCCGCTGGATCGCCGTTCAAAGCCGACATCCGTGAGCGGAACTAAGGCCAGCTCACAGCTTGAGGGCGAGGAATCCCGGGCAGAACCATCTCCCACACTAAAATCCAGAGGGTCTCGGCCATGACCAAGCAGGGGTTGGTGCTGACACTTCTGGCCGTGATTATCGCATTATTCGTCCTCGGAGCCTCTCCGCTCTTCGTTGTTGACGTCATCCAGACCGCAATTGTCGTCCAACTCGGGAAACCCGTTCGAAACATCACCGAACCGGGGCTCTACATGAAGGTCCCCTTCGTCCAAGAGGTCACCTACTTCGACAAACGGCTGTTGGATTATGACTCAAACGCCCAGGACGTTATTACTTCGGACAAGAAGACCTTGCTCCTCGATAACTTCGCGAAGTGGCGGATCACGGATCCCCTGAAAGTCTATCAAGCATTCCAAAGCCAGCGCGGTGCCCTGCAACGGTTGCACGACATCATCTATTCTGAGTTGCGCGTCGAGGTCGGCCGGCACGAACTGCTGGAGATTGTGTCGAGTACACGAGCCGATATCATGAAAGTCGTCACCGAACGTGCAAAAGAAAAGGCCGCAGCGTACGGCATCGACATTCAGGATGTGCGGATCAAGCGAGCCGATTTGCCGGAACAGAACGAGAAGGCTGTCTTCGCGCGCATGCAAGCGGAACGGGAGCGCCAAGCCAAACAATATCGAGCCGAAGGCGCGGAGGAAGCACAGAAGATTCGATCAGAAGCGGAAAAAGACCGTGAAATTATCCTCGCCCAAGCTTATAAAGAGTCGGAAGAACTTCGTGGAGCCGGCGACGCCAAAGCGTTTCGAGTCTACGCCGACGCCTACCGACAGGACCTGAAGTTCTTCGAGTTTACGCGTTCAATGGAAGCCTATAAGAGCGCGTTCAAGGATGGTTCAACGCTGGTGATGAGTCCGGATTCAGAATTCTTCCGATATCTGAAACAGCGCTGACTTGTAACAGACATAACACCTGCAGGATGTTCAAAAAGGCCGTCCTGCAAGGCCTAAGCGAGAAAAGTGGTGAGGCGGACGCTTCGGTACATTGGCCACCGAGCGATGCCGAGAACAAAGCTGGGGACCTTTTCAACATCCTGCTATGACAGCCCTATAATTTTTCCACTGGTCTCATCAAGGCTGATGCGCTCACCGGCCGGTTTCTTCGGTAACCCTGGCATCAACTGGATCCCCGAGCAAACCGCGGTTACAAATCCAGCCCCAGCTAGGATTCGGAGTTCTTTGATCGGGACGATGAATCCTATTGGTCTCCCCTTGAGAGCCGAGTCGTGGGAGAGTGAGAGCGGGGTCTTGGCCATACACACCGGCATGTTGCCATACCCTAATACTTCTGCCGTATCTATTTGGCGTTCAGCCTCTGGCTCGAATTGAACTCCTGCTGCTCCGTACATGTTCATGGCGATGGCTTCGATCTTTTTCTTGATCGGCCAAGACACATCGTAGAGATGTTTGAACTGACCGGGGGTTTGGACTGCTTTGGCCACAGCTGCTGCCAGCTGTTCCGCCCCCTTGCCTCCATCCGCCCAATGGGTTGAGACCGCGGCATCTACCGCTCCCATCTCCATCGACTGTTCACGCACCCAGTCCAGTTCGGACCGCGGATCGTCCTTGAACGCATTCACCGCAACAACCACCGGCACCCCATGTGCCCGTACATTGGCCACGTGTTGTTGCAGATTGGCGATTCCCTTTGAGAGGGCTTCCTGATTCGGCCCCGTCAGGCTTGTGGGCAACGGTGCACCTGCTTTTGCCACACCTCCCCCACCATGCAGTTTCAACGCCCGCAGCGTAGCAACGACCACGGCCACAGCCGGTGCATCCCCTGAAACCCGGCACTTGATGTTAAAAAACTTTTCCGCCCCGAGATCACTCCCGAAGCCCGCTTCCGTGACGACGAAATCAGCACACCTCAACGCAATCGCGTCGGAGATGATCGAACAGTTACCATGGGCAATATTCCCGAAGGGACCTGTGTGCACGAAAGCCGGGGTTCCTTCCAAAGTTTGGACTAAATTCGGCTTCAATGCGTCCTTCAGAAGAACCTCCATGGCCCCCACGCACCCCAGCTCT
This portion of the Nitrospira sp. genome encodes:
- the hflK gene encoding FtsH protease activity modulator HflK: MVWDPKDPWGKKPDPLEDALKQAQSQLKDLIPPGGLKSLLPSGGVLNLVIAAVVILFIWQAVFIVAPDEEGVVKRFGVPVRTVEPGPHFKIPFAETVLQPKVAKLYRVEVGFRTSQQGRQQMVPQEALMLTGDMNILAIEFIVQYKIKEAGEFLFNVADIHETIGKAAEASMREVVGKSKIDEALTTGKAEIQQGTMTLLQTILDQYHSGVQIAAVQLQDVDPPEAVAAAFKDVTNAKEDREKLINQAQGYRNDIIPKAKGEAAELVNRAKGFAQARMNRAQGEANRFLATLKEYNQSKDVISKRIYIETMEEILPNMEKIIIDGKGGERLLPYLPLDRRSKPTSVSGTKASSQLEGEESRAEPSPTLKSRGSRP
- a CDS encoding protease modulator HflC, which codes for MTKQGLVLTLLAVIIALFVLGASPLFVVDVIQTAIVVQLGKPVRNITEPGLYMKVPFVQEVTYFDKRLLDYDSNAQDVITSDKKTLLLDNFAKWRITDPLKVYQAFQSQRGALQRLHDIIYSELRVEVGRHELLEIVSSTRADIMKVVTERAKEKAAAYGIDIQDVRIKRADLPEQNEKAVFARMQAERERQAKQYRAEGAEEAQKIRSEAEKDREIILAQAYKESEELRGAGDAKAFRVYADAYRQDLKFFEFTRSMEAYKSAFKDGSTLVMSPDSEFFRYLKQR
- a CDS encoding formate--tetrahydrofolate ligase → MTDLEIAQSVTPRSILDIGAQLGIHAEELTCYGRDKAKVSPEILTRLNTASKGHYVLVTAINPTPLGEGKTTTSIGLAMGLARLGHRAALTLRQPSLGPVFGVKGGGTGGGRAQVIPMEEINLHLTGDAHAVAASHNLLSAFVDNHLFHGNRLSIDPQKTTWPRTLNVNDRALREIVLGEGAGGRHGQFVITEASEIMAVLALAKDQRDLRDRLRRIVVGLTTSGKSVRAEELGCVGAMEVLLKDALKPNLVQTLEGTPAFVHTGPFGNIAHGNCSIISDAIALRCADFVVTEAGFGSDLGAEKFFNIKCRVSGDAPAVAVVVATLRALKLHGGGGVAKAGAPLPTSLTGPNQEALSKGIANLQQHVANVRAHGVPVVVAVNAFKDDPRSELDWVREQSMEMGAVDAAVSTHWADGGKGAEQLAAAVAKAVQTPGQFKHLYDVSWPIKKKIEAIAMNMYGAAGVQFEPEAERQIDTAEVLGYGNMPVCMAKTPLSLSHDSALKGRPIGFIVPIKELRILAGAGFVTAVCSGIQLMPGLPKKPAGERISLDETSGKIIGLS